The Flavobacterium commune genome contains a region encoding:
- a CDS encoding YMGG-like glycine zipper-containing protein — MKYMYVLVASLMIISCKKADKEGVMNDNQATIDSIKQASIDSMKMEIVKQKAIDSMKIEMEKQQAAKEKEVVVVNQTTQAAPAPEKKKWSSTAKGAVIGAGVGAATGAIISKKKGEGAIIGGLAGAGVGAGTGAIIDSKKE; from the coding sequence ATGAAATATATGTATGTATTAGTAGCTTCTTTAATGATTATTTCTTGTAAAAAAGCGGATAAAGAAGGCGTAATGAACGATAATCAGGCAACTATCGATTCAATCAAACAAGCGAGTATTGATTCTATGAAAATGGAAATAGTAAAACAAAAGGCTATTGATTCCATGAAAATAGAAATGGAAAAACAGCAAGCAGCTAAAGAGAAAGAAGTAGTGGTTGTTAACCAAACTACTCAGGCGGCTCCGGCTCCGGAGAAGAAAAAATGGAGTAGTACTGCTAAAGGTGCTGTTATTGGTGCCGGAGTAGGTGCGGCAACAGGAGCAATTATCAGTAAGAAAAAAGGCGAAGGTGCCATTATTGGTGGTTTGGCTGGTGCTGGTGTTGGTGCGGGTACTGGAGCTATTATTGACAGTAAGAAAGAATAA
- the asnS gene encoding asparagine--tRNA ligase, producing the protein MRHTKVKDLLNSTTTLQEVNAKGWVRTFRNNQFIALNDGSTINNIQCVVDFENTPDETLKRITTGAAVSVTGNLVESKGAGQKYEIKVAKLEILGDSDPEKFPMQPKKHSLEFLRENAHLRVRTNAFGAIMRIRSVLSFAVHNYFQQKGFVYVNTPIITGADAEGAGEMFQVTSLPLENLPKNEEGTIDYKKDFFGKHTNLTVSGQLEGETFAMALGQIYTFGPTFRAENSNTSRHLAEFWMIEPEVAFNDLDANMDLAEDFIQYVIKYALDNCGDDLKFLEGRLLEEEKSKPQAERSEMTLLEKLNFVLENNFKRISYTEAIDILRESTPNKKKKFSYIINEWGADLQSEHERYLVEKHFKCPVILFDYPANIKAFYMRLNEDGKTVRAMDILFPGIGEIVGGSQREERFDVLVEKMAALGIDEKELSWYLDTRRFGSAVHSGFGLGFERLVLFVTGMTNIRDVIPFPRTPGSAEF; encoded by the coding sequence ATGAGGCATACAAAAGTTAAAGACTTACTAAATAGTACCACGACGCTTCAGGAAGTAAATGCAAAAGGTTGGGTGCGAACTTTTAGAAACAACCAATTTATTGCTTTGAATGATGGCTCGACCATCAACAACATACAATGTGTAGTCGATTTTGAGAATACTCCTGACGAAACTCTAAAAAGAATTACTACCGGAGCTGCGGTTTCGGTAACTGGAAATTTGGTAGAGAGCAAAGGTGCCGGTCAAAAATATGAAATTAAGGTAGCGAAGTTAGAAATCTTAGGAGACTCAGACCCGGAGAAATTCCCAATGCAACCCAAAAAACACTCGTTGGAATTCCTGCGCGAAAACGCGCATTTGCGTGTAAGAACCAATGCTTTTGGTGCTATTATGCGAATCCGTTCAGTATTGTCATTTGCGGTACATAACTATTTTCAACAAAAAGGTTTTGTGTACGTCAATACGCCAATTATTACTGGAGCTGATGCCGAAGGAGCTGGAGAAATGTTTCAGGTAACTTCGTTGCCATTGGAAAATTTGCCAAAAAATGAAGAAGGAACTATCGATTATAAAAAAGATTTTTTTGGAAAACATACCAACTTAACGGTTTCAGGACAGCTGGAGGGCGAAACTTTTGCGATGGCTTTGGGACAGATTTATACTTTTGGGCCAACGTTCAGAGCCGAAAATTCCAATACTTCCCGCCATTTGGCCGAATTCTGGATGATTGAACCGGAAGTGGCTTTCAATGATTTGGATGCCAATATGGATTTGGCTGAAGATTTCATTCAATATGTAATCAAATATGCTTTGGATAATTGTGGAGATGATTTGAAGTTTTTAGAAGGACGACTTTTAGAAGAAGAAAAATCAAAACCACAGGCGGAAAGAAGCGAAATGACTTTGTTGGAAAAGTTGAATTTTGTCTTAGAAAACAATTTCAAACGCATTTCTTATACCGAAGCTATTGATATTTTAAGAGAATCCACTCCAAATAAAAAGAAAAAATTCAGCTATATCATCAACGAATGGGGCGCCGATTTACAATCGGAACACGAGCGTTACTTAGTAGAAAAACACTTTAAATGTCCGGTAATTTTATTTGATTACCCAGCAAATATTAAAGCGTTTTACATGCGTTTGAACGAAGACGGAAAAACCGTTCGTGCGATGGATATCCTTTTCCCGGGAATTGGAGAAATTGTAGGAGGCTCACAAAGAGAAGAACGTTTTGATGTTTTGGTTGAAAAAATGGCAGCCTTAGGAATTGACGAAAAAGAACTATCATGGTATTTAGATACCAGAAGATTCGGTAGTGCCGTTCACTCAGGTTTCGGACTTGGATTTGAAAGATTAGTACTTTTTGTGACAGGGATGACCAATATTCGTGATGTTATTCCGTTTCCTAGAACACCGGGAAGTGCAGAATTTTAA
- a CDS encoding thymidine kinase gives MFLENTVNHKEQFGWIEVICGSMFSGKTEELIRRLKRAQFAKQKVEIFKPEVDTRYHQDMVVSHDANEIRSTPVPAAANIAILAQGCDVVGIDEAQFFDDEIVTVCNDLANQGIRVIVAGLDMDFKGNPFGPMPALMATAEYVTKVHAVCTRTGNLAHYSFRKTANDKLVLLGETEEYEPLSRAAYFEAMQKSQED, from the coding sequence ATGTTTCTCGAAAATACAGTAAATCATAAAGAGCAATTTGGTTGGATTGAAGTTATTTGCGGTTCGATGTTTTCGGGTAAAACGGAAGAATTGATTCGTCGATTAAAAAGAGCACAGTTTGCCAAACAAAAAGTAGAAATTTTCAAACCGGAAGTCGATACCCGTTACCATCAGGATATGGTAGTTTCCCATGATGCCAATGAAATTCGTTCCACACCGGTTCCCGCAGCAGCTAATATTGCTATTCTGGCTCAGGGCTGTGATGTAGTAGGCATTGACGAAGCCCAGTTTTTTGATGACGAAATTGTGACTGTTTGCAATGATTTAGCTAACCAGGGAATCCGTGTTATTGTTGCCGGATTAGACATGGATTTCAAAGGAAATCCTTTTGGTCCCATGCCAGCTCTGATGGCAACAGCCGAATATGTAACTAAGGTTCATGCGGTGTGTACCCGAACAGGTAATTTGGCGCATTATAGTTTCAGAAAAACAGCCAATGATAAATTAGTCTTGTTAGGAGAAACAGAGGAATACGAGCCCTTAAGTCGTGCGGCATATTTTGAAGCCATGCAGAAAAGTCAGGAAGATTAA
- a CDS encoding HopJ type III effector protein, with amino-acid sequence MSIQAFLEKLKETPEAITFPETIAVIEENYLFTPTAFQNGNTHNAAGTNSGSCKLFAFAQLQNLSKDETLACFGAFYRDEVLGDPEGTNHQNIRNFMIHGWDGIQFEGTALELK; translated from the coding sequence ATGAGCATACAAGCCTTTTTAGAAAAATTAAAAGAAACACCAGAAGCAATCACTTTTCCTGAAACTATAGCTGTAATCGAAGAAAATTATCTTTTTACTCCGACAGCTTTCCAAAATGGGAATACCCATAATGCAGCAGGAACCAATTCAGGTTCTTGTAAATTATTTGCTTTTGCCCAATTGCAAAACTTATCCAAAGACGAAACCTTAGCTTGTTTTGGTGCTTTTTATCGTGACGAAGTATTGGGAGATCCTGAAGGAACCAATCACCAAAATATCAGAAATTTTATGATTCACGGTTGGGACGGAATCCAGTTTGAAGGAACAGCTTTAGAATTAAAATAA
- a CDS encoding UDP-2,3-diacylglucosamine diphosphatase, whose translation MKKVYFASDQHFGAPTAESSFPREQKFVAWLDEVKKDAEAIFLLGDLFDFWFEYKTVVPKGFVRVLGKLAEIRDSGIPIYFFVGNHDLWMNDYFEKELNIPVFHDNKEFSFNGKTFLIGHGDGKGPGDLGYKRMKKVFTNPFSKWLFRWLHPDIGVRLAQYLSVKNKLISGESDVKFLGEDNEWLILYAKRKLETKHYNYLVFGHRHLPMIHSVGKNSDYVNLGDWISYFTYGVFDGENFEIKTFEN comes from the coding sequence ATGAAAAAAGTCTATTTTGCTTCTGACCAACATTTTGGAGCGCCAACAGCCGAATCGAGTTTTCCCAGAGAACAGAAATTCGTTGCCTGGCTTGACGAAGTGAAAAAAGATGCCGAAGCCATTTTTCTTTTAGGTGATTTATTCGATTTTTGGTTTGAATACAAAACCGTAGTTCCAAAGGGTTTTGTACGTGTTTTAGGGAAACTGGCCGAAATTCGCGACAGCGGAATTCCAATTTATTTCTTCGTTGGAAATCATGATTTATGGATGAATGATTATTTTGAAAAAGAATTGAATATTCCGGTTTTTCACGATAATAAAGAGTTCAGTTTTAACGGAAAAACCTTTCTTATAGGGCACGGAGACGGAAAAGGTCCAGGCGATTTAGGATACAAACGCATGAAAAAAGTGTTTACCAATCCATTTTCTAAATGGCTTTTCAGGTGGCTTCATCCGGATATTGGAGTGCGTTTGGCACAATATCTTTCGGTAAAGAACAAATTGATTTCCGGAGAATCTGACGTTAAATTTTTAGGAGAAGACAATGAATGGCTAATTCTTTACGCCAAACGAAAATTAGAAACCAAACATTATAATTATTTGGTTTTTGGTCACCGTCATTTACCAATGATTCATTCAGTAGGTAAAAACTCCGATTATGTCAATCTGGGTGATTGGATTTCGTACTTTACCTATGGAGTTTTTGACGGAGAAAATTTCGAAATCAAGACATTCGAAAATTAA
- the recJ gene encoding single-stranded-DNA-specific exonuclease RecJ translates to MRWTLKPKPSEDKIKHLAQALNVEDFVAQLLVQRGIETFEEAKHFFRPSLEHLHDSYLMKDMDKAIERIENAIENQERILVFGDYDVDGTTAVSLVSSYLKSFYPNVATYIPDRYDEGYGVSFKGIDFADDNGFSLIIALDCGIKSIDHVAYAKERNIDFIICDHHRPGDTLPEAVAVLDPKRNDCNYPYDELCGCGIGFKLIQALGLNRNQTIEDLAPYLDLVATAIAADIVPMTGENRVLAYFGLQVINNNPRPGIKALIHQVKKQKLDITDVVFIVAPRINAAGRIKHGNHAVELLSEFNFEQAQQFASEIEKYNADRKDLDKHITKEAFQQIEQNQEQKRFTTVVFQEDWHKGVIGIVASRLIETYYRPTLVFTKSGDKYAASARSVKGFDVYNALEACSEHLEQFGGHMYAAGMTLKAEKYAVFKEAFEKQVQETIHPDQLIPEIEIDAEINFSDITPKLSRILKQFEPFGPQNMTPVFLTKNVIDTGYAKKLGAEDEHLKLFVKQNNSEGIAAIGFGLGNKIDLTTNQKTFQIAYCIDENEWNGKVSTQLRLKSIQ, encoded by the coding sequence ATGCGTTGGACTCTTAAACCCAAACCTTCGGAAGACAAAATCAAACATTTGGCGCAAGCCTTAAACGTTGAAGATTTTGTTGCCCAATTGTTAGTACAACGCGGCATTGAAACTTTTGAAGAAGCCAAACATTTTTTTCGTCCTTCCTTAGAACATTTACACGATTCTTATCTAATGAAGGATATGGATAAGGCAATCGAAAGAATTGAAAACGCCATCGAAAACCAGGAACGCATTCTTGTTTTTGGGGATTATGATGTAGATGGGACAACAGCAGTTTCGCTTGTTTCTTCTTATTTAAAAAGTTTTTACCCCAATGTGGCCACTTATATTCCGGATCGTTATGACGAAGGTTATGGCGTTTCTTTTAAAGGAATTGACTTTGCTGATGACAATGGTTTTTCATTAATTATTGCACTAGATTGCGGTATTAAATCGATTGATCATGTGGCTTACGCCAAAGAGCGAAACATCGATTTCATTATTTGTGACCACCACCGCCCCGGAGATACTTTACCCGAAGCCGTTGCTGTTCTCGACCCAAAGAGAAACGATTGCAACTATCCTTATGATGAATTATGCGGTTGCGGAATTGGCTTTAAACTCATTCAGGCTTTGGGATTGAATAGAAATCAAACTATCGAAGATTTAGCTCCTTATTTGGATTTGGTTGCCACCGCCATTGCTGCCGATATTGTTCCAATGACTGGCGAAAACCGGGTATTGGCTTATTTTGGTTTGCAAGTCATCAACAACAATCCAAGACCGGGAATTAAAGCTTTGATTCATCAGGTAAAAAAACAAAAATTAGACATTACCGACGTTGTTTTTATAGTTGCACCCCGAATCAATGCCGCAGGACGCATCAAACACGGCAATCATGCAGTGGAATTGTTAAGCGAATTTAACTTTGAACAAGCGCAACAATTTGCTTCTGAAATTGAAAAATACAATGCCGACCGCAAAGATTTAGACAAGCACATTACCAAAGAAGCTTTTCAGCAAATTGAACAAAATCAGGAACAAAAACGTTTTACGACCGTAGTTTTTCAGGAAGACTGGCACAAAGGCGTTATCGGAATTGTAGCTTCCCGGTTAATCGAAACTTATTATCGTCCTACCTTGGTTTTTACCAAAAGTGGCGATAAATATGCTGCTTCAGCTCGCTCAGTAAAAGGATTTGATGTTTACAATGCGTTAGAAGCCTGTTCGGAACATTTAGAGCAATTTGGAGGACACATGTATGCCGCAGGAATGACTTTAAAGGCTGAAAAATATGCTGTTTTCAAAGAAGCTTTTGAAAAACAAGTGCAGGAAACCATCCATCCTGACCAACTAATCCCTGAAATAGAAATTGATGCCGAAATCAACTTTTCGGACATTACACCAAAACTCAGCCGAATCCTGAAACAATTCGAACCTTTTGGTCCTCAAAACATGACACCTGTTTTTTTAACCAAAAATGTTATCGATACTGGTTATGCTAAAAAACTGGGTGCAGAAGACGAACATTTGAAACTATTTGTAAAACAAAATAACTCCGAGGGCATTGCCGCTATAGGTTTTGGATTAGGGAACAAAATCGATTTAACCACCAATCAAAAAACATTTCAAATTGCTTATTGCATTGATGAAAATGAATGGAATGGTAAAGTTTCAACTCAATTACGATTAAAAAGCATTCAATAA
- the rsmI gene encoding 16S rRNA (cytidine(1402)-2'-O)-methyltransferase: MSKLYIVPTPIGNLEDMTFRAIRILKEADLILAEDTRTSGKLLKHFEISTHMHSHHMHNEHKTIENVISRLKAGENIALISDAGTPAISDPGFLLTRACVENGIAVECLPGATAFVPALVNSGLPNDKFVFEGFLPEKKGRQTRYLELAEETRTMILYVSPHKLVKTLAEFVTYFGEDRQICVSRELSKLHEENRRGTAKEVLAHFEKTAPRGEIVMVVAGKTITKEAKKSKFSKEEKE, translated from the coding sequence ATGTCAAAATTATATATCGTTCCCACGCCCATTGGAAATCTTGAAGACATGACTTTTAGAGCCATTAGAATTCTAAAAGAAGCCGACTTGATTCTTGCCGAAGACACACGTACCAGCGGAAAACTCTTAAAGCATTTCGAGATTAGCACCCACATGCACAGTCATCACATGCACAATGAGCACAAAACCATCGAAAATGTAATTTCCCGACTCAAAGCTGGCGAAAATATTGCACTCATTTCGGATGCCGGGACACCAGCCATTTCTGATCCTGGTTTTCTTTTAACGCGTGCCTGTGTCGAAAACGGAATTGCCGTAGAATGCCTTCCGGGCGCAACCGCTTTTGTCCCTGCCTTGGTCAATAGTGGCTTGCCAAATGATAAATTTGTTTTCGAAGGTTTTTTACCTGAGAAAAAAGGCCGTCAAACCCGATACTTAGAACTAGCCGAAGAAACCAGAACAATGATTCTATATGTTTCTCCGCATAAATTAGTAAAAACACTGGCTGAATTTGTAACATACTTTGGCGAAGACCGACAAATATGTGTTTCCAGAGAACTCTCTAAATTACACGAAGAAAACCGCCGGGGAACAGCAAAAGAAGTTTTGGCTCACTTTGAAAAAACAGCTCCACGTGGCGAAATTGTTATGGTTGTAGCTGGAAAAACCATCACTAAAGAAGCCAAGAAAAGTAAATTTTCGAAAGAAGAAAAAGAATAA
- a CDS encoding enoyl-CoA hydratase/isomerase family protein, which produces MDMQNSNGSLITIIENNIATVEFGHPASNSFPRSLLDLLTSEINKLSDNDTVNVIVLKSQGTAAFCAGASFDELLAVSNPEEGLEFFSGFAYLINAMRCCSKLIIGRIHGKAVGGGVGIAAACDYVFATANASIKLSELAIGIGPFVIEPAVSRKIGKTAMTEMTLAAHEWKSAAWAQEKGLYAAVFETPELLDNAIVDFAFKLASYNPDALLEMKKVIWEGTENWESLLLGRAAITGKLVMSDFTRNALEQFKRK; this is translated from the coding sequence ATGGATATGCAAAATTCTAATGGTTCGTTAATAACAATAATCGAAAATAATATTGCTACGGTCGAGTTTGGACATCCGGCAAGTAATTCTTTTCCTCGTTCGTTATTAGACTTGTTGACTTCCGAAATCAATAAATTAAGTGATAATGACACTGTTAATGTAATTGTTTTAAAGAGTCAGGGAACGGCTGCTTTTTGTGCAGGTGCTTCTTTTGATGAGCTTTTGGCTGTTTCAAATCCCGAAGAAGGATTGGAGTTTTTTTCCGGATTTGCTTATTTAATTAATGCGATGCGTTGTTGTTCTAAACTGATTATCGGACGTATTCATGGAAAAGCAGTTGGAGGAGGAGTGGGCATTGCAGCAGCCTGCGATTATGTTTTTGCAACAGCAAATGCTTCGATTAAATTATCGGAATTAGCCATTGGAATTGGTCCTTTTGTGATTGAACCAGCCGTGAGTAGAAAAATAGGGAAAACAGCGATGACCGAAATGACTTTAGCCGCTCACGAATGGAAATCGGCAGCTTGGGCACAAGAAAAAGGATTGTATGCTGCCGTTTTTGAAACTCCAGAATTATTAGATAATGCTATTGTCGATTTTGCTTTCAAATTAGCTTCCTATAATCCTGATGCTTTATTGGAAATGAAGAAAGTGATTTGGGAAGGAACTGAAAATTGGGAATCACTTTTGTTGGGAAGAGCCGCAATTACGGGAAAATTGGTTATGTCTGATTTTACTAGAAATGCTTTGGAACAATTTAAACGTAAATAA
- the rpoN gene encoding RNA polymerase factor sigma-54 — protein MLKQFLNLKLSQKLSPQQIQLMKLIQLPTQAFEQRLLEEMNENPALETGKDEEEYEKDEFENDDYDDYDDSESIDADDINIDEYLSDDDTPDYKTQANNYSDDDESRESPLAAPISFHQDLINQLNTFILDDHEREIAEFLVGSIDDMGYIRRSIPDMVDDMAFTQGIYTDEYMVERMLQVIHQLEPSGVGARDLQECLLLQLKHKTPTDSVELAADIIENQFDAFTKKHYDKLIQKYNVSNEQLKKAIYEIEKLNPKPGGGFTGNNKITENVVPDFAIRIIDNELELTLNGRNAPSLHVSKDYQEMMQTYKASRDKSNSQKEAVQFIKQKLDSAKWFIDAIKQRQETLFVTMNAIMHYQEEYFFDGDETKLKPMILKDIADIVGLDISTVSRVANSKYVETPYGTKLIKEFFSEAMKNDQGEDVSTLEIKKILQNIIEEEDKKKPLPDDQLAELLKEKGYPIARRTIAKYREQLDIPVARMRKKI, from the coding sequence ATGCTAAAGCAATTCTTAAATTTAAAATTATCACAGAAATTATCTCCACAGCAAATTCAGCTGATGAAGTTAATTCAATTGCCTACGCAAGCCTTTGAACAACGTCTTTTAGAAGAAATGAATGAAAATCCAGCTTTAGAAACTGGAAAAGACGAAGAGGAATACGAAAAAGACGAATTTGAAAACGATGATTATGACGATTACGATGACTCTGAGAGCATTGATGCCGACGACATCAATATTGACGAATATCTAAGTGACGACGACACTCCTGATTATAAAACCCAGGCTAATAATTACAGTGACGACGATGAATCGCGCGAATCGCCACTAGCGGCACCTATCAGTTTTCATCAGGATTTAATCAATCAATTAAATACTTTTATTCTCGACGATCACGAAAGAGAGATTGCCGAATTTTTGGTGGGCAGTATTGATGACATGGGTTACATCCGCAGAAGCATTCCCGATATGGTAGATGATATGGCATTTACTCAGGGAATTTACACCGATGAATACATGGTAGAACGTATGTTGCAGGTCATTCACCAATTAGAACCTTCAGGTGTGGGCGCTCGCGATTTACAGGAATGTCTATTATTGCAACTAAAACACAAAACACCTACAGATTCGGTTGAATTAGCTGCAGACATTATCGAAAATCAATTTGATGCTTTTACCAAAAAACATTACGACAAACTCATCCAGAAATACAACGTTTCGAATGAGCAATTGAAAAAAGCGATTTACGAAATTGAAAAACTGAATCCAAAACCGGGAGGCGGTTTTACAGGAAACAATAAAATCACTGAAAATGTGGTTCCGGATTTTGCCATTCGAATTATTGATAATGAACTCGAACTAACCTTAAACGGTCGAAATGCACCTTCGTTACACGTTTCTAAGGATTATCAGGAAATGATGCAAACCTACAAGGCTTCAAGAGACAAATCGAATTCTCAAAAAGAAGCCGTTCAGTTTATCAAACAAAAACTAGATTCGGCCAAATGGTTCATCGATGCTATCAAACAACGCCAGGAAACATTGTTTGTAACCATGAACGCCATCATGCACTATCAGGAAGAATATTTCTTTGATGGTGACGAAACCAAGTTAAAACCAATGATTCTAAAAGACATTGCCGACATTGTAGGACTTGACATTTCTACAGTTTCCCGTGTGGCCAACAGCAAATATGTAGAAACGCCTTATGGTACAAAACTGATTAAGGAATTTTTCTCGGAAGCAATGAAAAACGACCAGGGTGAAGATGTTTCAACTTTGGAAATTAAAAAAATACTTCAGAATATTATTGAAGAAGAAGACAAGAAAAAACCACTTCCTGACGACCAACTAGCCGAATTATTAAAAGAAAAAGGCTATCCTATTGCCCGAAGAACTATTGCCAAATACCGCGAACAACTCGATATTCCGGTAGCAAGAATGCGAAAAAAGATATAA
- a CDS encoding 6-pyruvoyl trahydropterin synthase family protein encodes MSNIRITKQFSFETGHALYGYDGKCKNVHGHSYKLSVTVIGKPITNRNDVKFGMVIDFSDLKKIVKEEIVDQFDHATVFNETTPHVELAQELKNRGHHVILVDYQPTSENMVVDFAERIIRRLPERITLFSLKLQETESSFAEWFASDNL; translated from the coding sequence ATGAGTAATATCAGAATTACAAAACAATTTAGTTTCGAAACAGGTCATGCCTTATACGGCTACGACGGAAAGTGTAAAAACGTACATGGTCATAGTTATAAATTGTCTGTAACGGTTATTGGAAAACCAATTACAAACCGTAATGATGTGAAATTCGGAATGGTAATCGATTTTTCGGATTTAAAAAAAATCGTCAAAGAAGAAATTGTAGATCAGTTTGATCATGCGACTGTTTTTAACGAAACAACTCCTCACGTAGAGTTGGCTCAGGAATTAAAAAACCGTGGACATCACGTAATTTTAGTGGATTACCAGCCTACCAGTGAAAATATGGTAGTTGATTTTGCAGAAAGAATAATCAGAAGATTGCCTGAAAGAATTACGCTTTTCTCCTTAAAATTGCAGGAAACAGAATCTTCGTTTGCAGAATGGTTTGCGAGTGATAATTTGTAG
- a CDS encoding MFS transporter, with product MNSKKLDKKDPYAALRYKEFNTFLLLRFAMVFAWSMQFIVIEWQVYSITKDALSLGIIGLMEVIPAVSLALFAGHIVDQKEKKGLLMKCIFGFSVISFGLFLLTWPAVVEGFSKQIILYSIYFLVFLGGLVRAFLGPTIFSLLSLIVPKKVYPNAATWSSSVWQIGSVVGPAVAGFSITLMGVHWSLCLVFACSIMALLALSQISEKPILNPKIGEPVMQSLTEGIKFVFNNKTVLGAITLDMVAVLFGGAVALLPIFAQDILKVGPEGFGFLRAAPAVGAFLTMLITAYVPLSKNAGMKLLGAIFGFGVCIIVFGLSTLFWVSLFALFFSGVFDGISVVIRQTILQIKTPDNMRGRVSAVNSMFVGSSNELGAFESGLTARLMGTVTAVVFGGSMTLLVVLTTGIISPSFRKLDLTKDIEEHEKEG from the coding sequence ATGAATTCCAAAAAATTAGACAAAAAAGACCCTTACGCAGCCTTGCGTTACAAAGAATTTAATACTTTTTTATTGCTGCGCTTTGCTATGGTTTTTGCCTGGTCAATGCAATTTATCGTTATCGAATGGCAGGTTTACAGCATCACTAAAGATGCACTTTCACTAGGAATCATCGGCTTAATGGAAGTAATTCCGGCAGTTTCATTAGCTTTATTTGCTGGACATATCGTTGACCAAAAAGAGAAAAAAGGATTATTGATGAAATGTATTTTTGGCTTTTCAGTAATTAGCTTTGGACTTTTCCTGCTAACCTGGCCAGCCGTAGTCGAAGGATTTTCGAAACAAATTATATTGTATTCCATCTATTTTCTGGTTTTTTTAGGCGGATTAGTTAGAGCCTTTCTTGGACCAACTATTTTTTCTCTTTTGTCTCTAATTGTACCTAAAAAAGTCTATCCAAATGCAGCCACCTGGAGCAGTAGTGTTTGGCAAATTGGTTCGGTTGTAGGACCTGCTGTCGCTGGTTTTTCAATTACTTTAATGGGAGTTCATTGGTCGTTATGTCTGGTTTTTGCCTGTTCGATAATGGCCCTGTTAGCCTTGTCCCAAATAAGTGAAAAACCTATTTTAAATCCAAAAATTGGAGAGCCTGTAATGCAAAGTTTGACCGAAGGTATTAAATTTGTTTTCAATAATAAAACGGTTCTAGGGGCTATTACTCTGGATATGGTTGCAGTTCTCTTTGGAGGCGCCGTAGCCTTATTACCTATTTTTGCTCAGGACATTCTAAAAGTAGGACCGGAAGGTTTCGGATTCCTAAGAGCAGCACCAGCTGTCGGGGCGTTTTTAACTATGCTAATTACAGCTTATGTTCCTCTGAGTAAAAATGCAGGAATGAAATTATTGGGAGCCATTTTTGGTTTCGGAGTCTGTATTATTGTGTTTGGACTTTCTACCCTATTTTGGGTTTCCCTTTTTGCCTTATTCTTCAGTGGTGTTTTCGATGGTATTTCGGTAGTCATACGCCAAACCATTTTACAGATTAAAACTCCTGACAATATGCGCGGAAGAGTTTCGGCTGTAAATTCTATGTTTGTTGGTTCTTCAAATGAGTTGGGTGCTTTTGAAAGTGGATTGACTGCCCGATTGATGGGAACCGTAACAGCGGTTGTTTTTGGCGGAAGCATGACGCTTTTAGTGGTTTTAACTACCGGAATTATCTCTCCATCTTTTAGAAAGTTAGATTTGACTAAAGATATCGAAGAACATGAAAAAGAAGGATAA